The genomic interval taaTAATTGTGAACACTGACAAGAAACATTACAGACActgtcagaattgagtcccgGCTTATTCCGGTTGCAGGACTAACAAATTCAATGTCTCTAAACACGGAGCTGAGAACGAAAGGGACAATGTCAGCATTGAATCCCGACTTTcaagtctgcaagcaggacgaTGCAGCTGAGCAAACTAAGTTTACTTCTATATTCGTTGGAGCTTTTTTTGTAATGATGATTTGCTCGTGTAacagtaaatcaaatatgtattataGTTCTATAGACTTATGTTGACAGTCAGTGTATAGTTAGCAAGTGTAAAAACTTTATTGATGAtcactacatttgtagttgtttgacGACTCGTTTAATAATTGGAGACGCGGGGTGACACACCTACGAGTGGTATGTactattttgtgtatttcatttgtgtgatATTTGGAATTGCTTTCTTCACAGGCTGATCGCAAACGAAAGGAGACCCATGAAGAATCtccagctacatgtatagacatcgactatattcatgatattacaCAGTCACAGGTTAGTCATGATATAATTGGCTAAGTAAGGTCAGGCCGTTTACATTATATAAACAGCTAGAAATCCACATGTAGATTACAGGACATGCCTGTAACAGACCTCCTGCACCTCCTAAAACAGGGTATGTGAAAAAAGTGATGTTATATAGGGTCTATAAATCTGGTAAGATTTCATAGCTGTACTAATAGACATGTGACAGCTAGCATAttagatgtaaaattatgactATTGTGATCTGTTTGAaaaatttcatgtacaaatgcaGTTACATGGTctgtacatttctgtacatcTTCTCAGAGATGTTTTCACAGTATGAGTGATGTAACTGGTCTGTTGATATAAGTATGTATACTTATCAGTTTGTATTATCTAAGAATATGTACCAAACGATATATTAGTGTTTTAATTATAAACagtgaaatgttgataaaataagATCTGCTAATACACTTGTATACACAATCCATGTATACAGTTATATCaacacagatacagcaacaTGTAGAAAAAACATTATACTCTAATAGAAAATGATCCATCCTTGATTTTTCAGTAGACTTTTGAATAACAAtgactatgtacatgtgtgtgggAGTGCATAACACCCCAAAACGAATATTTAGATTTGAAATGAGTTACTAgtacttttgttttaaaatactaataCCCAACTAGCAGTAATTGTTAATTTCACTAATCCCATACTTCCAGTATCCAATTATCCATAGAGTGCATATATATTTCTTGATTCTCACTAAATTCCCAATTCATGGGTTGATTTTTGCTGTATGATTTATTTAGTGTCCAAGCAAAGGATGTTCATCTATCCCAGGTCATATTACTCGTACAACACTCCAAAACCAAGCTATAGCTACGGTAACTCCAATTGATAGTCACACAAAGGTAAGATGCTATTTGTGTTGCATATTATTTAATATGTTACTTTATTGGCAATggtaaaaattttaaaattatacgAAATTTACATGATACAGTACACATTTGCTGAACATGTTCACAacagtattatatgttgttcttataattgtaaaattgaataaatgaaatcTATGTAGTGTTTTTAAGTACTGCATTTATGATTGAcgatgtacattgtgtacttcATTATTATGGATGGCtgatataatatgcatgtatttgtaACATCATGATATTAACAAAttcaatgaattttttttttaaaagtataatGGTGTTGCAGATACAACTGTCGTATTTCTGAAGCAGCAAGAGGTGGTACACTTTGTTCTGAAACAAAGGCAAGTCACAGTTACTGCTGTacattgcatattttattttaacgaGTAAGCTCAGTTGGCAGGATCACGCTTGTTCGTATTCAGGGGATGTGGGTTCGACTCCTACATCCCTATATGTCTCACTTGTCTCTCCTcatttttcattacatacatacatacatacatacatacatacatacatacatacatacatacatgtataatcttgAAGGACTGGTTTATGTAATTAGTTCCAATGTATTCATGAGCGAAAGATACACTGATATGAAAGCGATTACATGacataaaaatgacatgaaTATACCAATTTTCCATCACTTGAACATGTAACCTGTAACACATGTAACATGTAGCACATAGTCAGTAGACCGATTCaataacatcatacattttgGTGTACACAGTACTACAGGCAATGATACCAAGCTATATTGTATGTTCCATTCATGTCTGCCATGTAGGTAGTTGTGACATAGTAACTAAGAGtcattaaatgaaatgaaagtatgcaACTTCTAGAGAtttaacagttttgtattttacacTTATTTCAGATACCAGAATATGCTAACATGTACAACCTTGATGTTGTAGGCGAATACCAGCAACTAATTAGTGAGCTGAAAGATCAGGTAAAGTCCCTAATACAGGATGTAGATGAGTTAAGTGAAGAAGTGACTACtcttagaaatgaaaataaggACCTGTTAgaagataaaaataaactagAAGATGACAAGGATGAATTACAAAAGAAATTAGACAATATGTATGAAACACAAAAACAGAGGATTGAGGCAGTCAAACAAATAGGTTTCATAGAAAATAAGAATGTCtatgaagaaacaacaaaacTGATCAGGGATAAAGATAGAAGGAGCTTAGATAATCTAATAGATGTCAATTTAGTCAGTCACATAAATTCTAGAAATCCTGTTGTTGTCTCATTTATAAATGCAATAACAGCTAAACAGACAGAAAGTGGGATTGGTTTAATAGGGAATAGTGAATCAGTTAAAATAGAATTAAATGTGTAAATTGTGTAATTAAGTAATGCCACTGACATCTGTAGTGTATGTAATCACAGCCATCCAAAGGTTGAAAATAGAATTAAATGTGTAAATTGTGGTAACTTTGGTTTGAAAAGAAAGAGTAAAAAAGGTGTGGATACAAAGACATACAGGACAAAAAGCACTTGTGAtgataatacaattttatttcatgagTATACTGGCCACACAGTGACTAATGAGGGAGGTACCCAACGGGTAGTAATGAAATATGAAGGAAAATCCCCAGACACTGAAAATGTACTTAACCAAGTTAGGAAGGCCAATATTAGTCTTGTAGACCCTATGTTtgtaaacccatcttctctggaAGCTATTGTAATAATTCTTAGGGCAATAGGGAAACATGCAGGGATTCATAAATACTGCAACGGTAAAGGAAAGAGGGAATGGACCATTGTAAGATGTGATGGCTTACCCCAGCACATCATAAGAATAAGCTATTCATAAGTATGGGGATGAGTTTGATTGGGTGGTTCTTCGCACTGGTCCAGGTCATGAAGAAATGAATATGATAAGATCTTTTGCAGAAATGTATTGGGAAATTATCTATTCAGAGTTTGGGAAgacacagggttttgtgactgAGAAGGCTCAGCTTTTCTTTAAGAGATGTGGGGACCACCATCAAAGTTTTGATAATTTCTGTAAATTCCATGAAGCTATCTATCAAGAGTTACTTTGGCCATATACGTGTGAGTCTCAAGTTCCATCACCTTATGACTTTTGGAATGGATAAGAAACAAAAGTAGTGATGAAACGATACAGTTTGTTTGGACAACAATGCTGCAACATTGCCTTGGAATTCATTTGTTCAGGAAGGGGGTCCGAAACAATGATACTAAACTTTTCAGAGCAGGGAGACAATTATTTTCTCCAGTTTGGTTTGGACGTTGTCACCCAAAATACCAGGAAATAGAGTCATGGGATGAGTATGATAGATTGTGTTGGCCAGAGGCCCTAAGGGAGGTATTAGAACAATATGAATCTGTTTCTAGATCTGGAAAGCCAAATAAACATCAGGGTTTGGACTTTGTCCTTGAAGaatataataaatcaatcaaatcatgGATAGTGGGGACTCCTGACTATACTAAGTGGGAAAGGGTCATTCGCAACCATCACAGTCTTGTATGTCTCCGTAACACCACATTGATGGCACTAGGAATGAGAGTTGACAATTCATTTGATCGCAATCTTCCTCCATATGAAAACGATCTTGTTAACTTCAAAGTGGTGTTAAGGTCCAAGGCATATCTTACACCTAACCCAGGTAGAACAATTACCAATATTCATGGGGAGGATCTTGACATTGGTTTGCTAGATTTTAATAGCGAGGCAGGTATGAGAAGAATGAGATTTGTCACTCAGTATCTATGGGCCTCTAAGTTCCCTCAGAGAAGAGAACACGTCCCTGTAATTTTTGTTACTAAAGAAGAAAgggcaaaatataacaaactaGAATCTAAATCTGTGGCACAATTAAAGTGTGAAATGCAATCCTACTTGTCAGTGATGTCTCCAGAAAGAAGAATAGAGTGGGATAGTAAAGTAACTAGACTGAGTAAAAGTAGGGTTGTTAAATCAACATGGTTAAAACCTGTCACAGAAATCCAGGATGCAATAATTAATGAAGTGGGGGAAAGTGATGGTAATGTAGATGGTATTTCTGAGGATGACAAGTGagacaaatatttgttaaagTGAAGATTAAAATTATCCAGTGAAAATGTAACTATTTTGATGCTACAATGTGAAGTGTATCTTTTcatgattacaaatatatatgtatagactcTGATAGTTTAAAAGATTAAAGtagaaaaattaaatttagaTTACATTAGAGTTGGTTTCTATAATATTTAATGCTAGATGTAAGTTTCACTGTTTATCTCAGCAATAACATTTTTGCATTGTCTTTTTCAGGTATGGTGTTTGGGGTTCCACCTTTCATATACGAATCATAAATCTAAACATGGCTGATTTGGAGTAATTAATTCATAGAAATAATGAACTGTCAAGTTGCTCTCTACAtctttatacaaatataccaaAGTCAAAACAAGACAAATGTCACTGTAGTACAAATTAACACATGACACTGTGTtgaataattttgttgttggtgTAGGTCTGAAATAccattattaaaataattggattgtttttaacattttctgtccattttatatttgtagacAACAAATAAGCATGAGGGCaaattgacatttcatgtaaaatttcaaattgaaattgtcCAGTTATTAATGGTAATGATGCATACATGTGTTttttataaaacacacatacacacacacatgcatgcatgcacacaataCATCTATTCAAGTAATTGGTCGAGTAGATAGCATATTCAGTAAGGAgtcagttgttgttttttatctgTAGCTTGTTTCACACATTTTTGGAGTTTTTATATATCCAACTGATTCTGGTAGTACCTTACAGCACTCCTACTGAAGGCTTACATACATGTTCATactatgtattgtatgtacgtatgtatgtatgtatgtatgtatgtatgtatgtatgtatgtattatatgtaatacttgtaaatgtttcaattcagaagttttatttgaaaataaaattcattgtATATCATAATTCATCGTCTATCATTTTCATTCCCTTATAGATACATGCTTGCTTAGACATAATTTGATTGCAAGTTTGACTAGAAATAACGCCCAATTGTCCATCTAACCATCCCTTACCACTCAACCATCTACCCATCAATACCTATTTAGCCCAAACTCCATTCCCCAACAAAGTAAATAATGACAAACCAGTAGTTAATTGTGACAACTGTGTATATAAACAGTTGAAGGTCTTAACACTACAAACAAGGAGTATGTGTAAAAAGAAATTAAGACATCAATTACAGTGTCCTTACTAGTATTTCTAGTTTTCTCAGATCAgagataaaatattgaattaatgaAATAAGTGACACGAGTAATATATTGTGCAAGTGACATCAAAAAAGACAATTTATTGTTTGTCTTTTTGATATCATGTTAGAAAAGTGATGATGATCCCATCACACCAAACAAGTGAGAAATAAAGTAGTCTGTGACAAAAGTTATATCAATCAACATAATAGGGGTATCAAAAGTACAATGACATGTTTTGCAAATTAAGTATATTGCCAAGTAGTGCTTCGGATTTGTTTTAGAAACAGCTGTAAGTTGAAAGACCAAAGCATATCTCTTGTTAAATTAGAAATCATCATTAACACACCCACCTTAATTTTACACACATAACCAACCATTGAATCATAGAAATACATCACGTGACCAAGGTTTGCCTGAAGTCACAAACATGTACGTAATGATCTGTCAAACAAGTGAtgattgcccccccccctccacgcCAAAACCAACGACATCAGCAAACACGAACTAGCTACAGTATAGTCTCTGTATGTCACAACGATAACGTAATACTATAAACATATGTGTTGTATCCTAATCAGCGTTTACTCAATAGCACACTGGTGACGGTAATCTGTGTAGTTTACCTACCTGTgatgtattcaaatcaaaattcaaacttcGAACTCTACACTAAGTTAACATTTTGTGAAAGTGCACAGAACAGCTTTCATAACACCATGAAACCATGTAATTCACatttctacacacacacacacacacacacacacacacacacacacacacacacacacacatacatcacgCATTGATTacggtagttctctttttggaggatgtgtggccctgaaaagggccgttttgatttggtttggtgtCTAGGGGAACAAGACAGGAAAACTCTGGTTCAGGACTATGTCCTTTGCCCGAGTGACGTCCTCTGTCTTCACCATGAAGCCGGCCGTACACATCTGAACTTTACCATACCGCCGAGAATGGAAGAAACAACGACCCTTTGGCTTCAAATAATACCGTCCATTTGAAGCTAGACGTGCATCAATCACTTTTGCTAGTAACTGAGCAGCGTCTCTCTTCAAATGGCCGAGTACTTTTTGATGTTGTTCCATTCCATTCTCGACGATACCGCAAGCATTCGGATCATGCACGTTATTCAGTTCATGGATGATGTTGTATCCTCTCCCTGGCGTTAGTTCCCCCGAATAATGGTGCATTCCCACAGCAATTACGTTTCTGATGATGACTTTCGGCATCGTGATTAAAACTTTGTTGTGGTTTTGCTCTGGTTCAGCAGACgataagaaaaacaaaagtaagCGCGCCTATTTGCATAACCTATGACCCAAACTTTCTGTGACGCTGATTGGTTAAAATGAAGAGTAGAACGTActacttaatattcatgactaatTCCTTATATGGCGATCGACTTGACTGATATAAAAACACATTACAATGCATAATTTAATTACAAAATCAATCGAATCCAGGTGGACTTGAGATGACAATCTTGCAAAACTgcattttaaattaaaattgcTGCAACAAAGAACATTATAAGTTGCCATACAGCTCTTAATGGCAGTGTTTATAAACATTATATTAACACAATGTGGATAATTAACGAGTACATTTTTTATGTCTAGTTGTCAAATTCAATATATGAGTTAATTACCTGTCCTATGACGTCAATGTTGCTGAATAAGATGGTGAACTGaagtacaaatatggccaataaTAAATTCACATGCATCCTCATTCGTtcagacagtgatgttgatCTGTAGATGgaattatgtaaaataaaataaataacaccaAGTAAGTgagtgaaagaaagaaagacagacagacagacatacagacagacatacatacagacatacagacagacagacagacagacagacagacagacagacagacagacagacagacagagataaagTATGTCGGGGGATAGAGAGGTAGATATGAACGGTATACAGGTTAAATATTTTCTTACGCTATATGCATATTCAGTACAAGGTTAGACAGTTTGACCGAATATTATCCATATCTTACCGTAACCATATAAATAGAAAGAAAGCTGTAAATATAGCAAGTAATGAAATAACTCCTCCAACGTAGCTGATATAGGACAGGACTTTGTCATGATATGGGTCAATctgtaatatatatgatatatattatgataaagtacatgtactttcgTCGATTTCTCTGTATCGAAGGattttcatgaacatttttgcTTAACCTCTTTGACATATATAAAGTTTAAGGTAATTTAAACTTCCAGACTAAATTCAGGTATATAGCAAATGaacataaataaattcaatgatGCAATTGTGgagtaaatatatatttcatgaaatttaatacaaataatagGCTCGTCATTTTTCTACGCATATGTACGACGGCAAACGAACTTATTGAACGTTTTCTTCTGATGACCTGTCAGTCGACCGACGTCTCAGTATCGATTACTTTCGTCTTGTCAACGAGATGACACTGCGTTGAGATTTATTAATCGTAATTCGGTTATAGAACTATTATTTGATCTCCCCTTTTAACTCATCTGAACACATTATGATAGTCTCTATTACATACCTAGCACTACATCTGCATGTCAGAATTTGTTATTTACTCTCATATATCAGTCTGCAAACCCTCAACTCCGATTTTTTTCACCAATGACTTTGTCTTgactgtgacctttgacacaagcCAGAAATCTTACTAACCTGAAAGGGAACTACTTGTAACAACAAGGCAAAGTTAGTTGTATGACTGCAATGGCAAATCACTCTATTCTCTCCTTCATCAACCACTTCGCATCCATCTGTTCGCCATTTATCTTCCTCCCTAATGATGTATAGATACAGAAAGCCTCGTTACTCAAACTACAAAGTGGGCATCACATTATCTGACGAGACAATTATTACCGAGAAATATATGAGTGACATAGGGGGCCTTGTCAGTACGAATCCGCGTCGAAGACGAGTAGTGACCAATACGTATACCTTATACCAATACCTTATGTTATAGGGTATTGTCCAGCTGAATTTAGAACACATTGAAAGATAATAtaacaatacatatttcataatttatgaaaattggaAGCGTTGTGGCACCTTtaattgtgttgatatttcCAGCATCGCAAAACGAATGACGTAGAAgctgtgacgtagaacgaccagggacTGGTGAGGGATACGTATCACACTGCTTTGTTCGAACGCATTCATCTTGTTTTTCGTGTGGtaaaattagatattattccctaatatttgtctttgttcagccaaggaaaatacgagtgacttaaGGAGTCTTGTCACCGCGAGTCGCTACAGGAGTAGGACAAACCCATATATCACGAGCATTgtatgaagacaaatattggggaatgatataattatacctcctgaAGCATCGGGAAAAATAatgatttggaacgttttgacacGCACATTTCGcgcaccacagaaccagtgacgtagataAGGGTTaccgtgacgtagaacgactgtataattcatattttcttgGCTTGTGCATAATATGAATACATACGTCCGAGCATCAACAAAATGGTCAGACACCCAACATTCCTCTAATCATGCTAGATCAAAAACAATAACACCAGCTCTAATGACATTGAAGGGACTGTGGGCGATCGAAATTCACGTGCACTTTTCATGTTCCTCTTCGATCATTAGTAGCTAGTTGTTCATTCTGCACAAGTATAAAGGTTGAATCTTAAATACA from Glandiceps talaboti chromosome 3, keGlaTala1.1, whole genome shotgun sequence carries:
- the LOC144432920 gene encoding uncharacterized protein LOC144432920; this encodes MAAMRREFTQHFNNVAERKVQADRKRKETHEESPATCIDIDYIHDITQSQCPSKGCSSIPGHITRTTLQNQAIATVTPIDSHTKYNGVADTTVVFLKQQEVVHFVLKQRYQNMLTCTTLML